In Zygosaccharomyces rouxii strain CBS732 chromosome D complete sequence, one DNA window encodes the following:
- the BIM1 gene encoding microtubule-binding protein BIM1 (similar to uniprot|P40013 Saccharomyces cerevisiae YER016W BIM1 Microtubule-binding protein that together with Kar9p makes up the cortical microtubule capture site and delays the exit from mitosis when the spindle is oriented abnormally), which yields MSGIGESRTELLNWLNQLLSLNYKKVEECGTGAAYCQIMDSIYQDIPMHRVKFHATAEYEMQTNYKVLQSCFTRHNIEKTVLVDKLIRCRFQDNLEFLQWLKKYWVQNRDSAADYDPVSRRKFRPAPNGSGTSSNSSLNIAKRRSIATTGTNTSSGTSRPSSIGFRKISSDQLSAVQSELSQAHGQITNLENELDTYKDAITIMERERDFYFGKLRDIEILVQSSQDLIQEGIYPADESGALEKFLNKVQQILYATEDGFENGHPADNENERVQPAQPVQPEQRLNNHSNHPMLLMDGVTPDVPTHNLITDEETF from the coding sequence ATGAGTGGCATTGGTGAATCAAGGACAGAGCTGCTTAATTGGttgaatcaattgttaAGTTTGAACTAcaagaaagtggaagaatGTGGTACCGGCGCGGCATATTGCCAAATAATGGATTCAATCTACCAGGATATACCAATGCATAGGGTGAAATTCCATGCAACGGCGGAATACGAAATGCAAACGAATTACAAAGTTTTGCAAAGTTGTTTTACAAGACATAATATTGAGAAGACTGTGCTCGTGGATAAATTGATCAGGTGCAGGTTTCAGGATAACCTGGAATTTTTACAGTGGCTGAAAAAGTACTGGGTTCAAAATAGGGACAGTGCTGCGGATTATGATCCTGTTTCAAGGAGAAAATTTAGACCTGCGCCAAATGGCAGTGGTACATCCtcgaattcttctcttAACATTGCTAAACGTAGAAGTATTGCTACCACAGGGACAAATACCAGTAGTGGAACTTCACGTCCATCCTCTATCGGCTTCAGGAAAATTTCGAGCGATCAGTTGTCAGCCGTGCAGTCGGAGCTTTCGCAGGCACATGGACAAATTACTAATCTAGAAAACGAATTGGACACATACAAAGATGCTATTACAATTATGGAGCGGGAACGCGACTTCTATTTTGGCAAGCTAAGAGACATCGAAATTTTAGTACAGTCATCCCAAGATTTGATCCAAGAAGGCATTTACCCAGCTGACGAAAGTGGTgctttggaaaaattcttgaacaaAGTGcaacaaattctttatgCCACGGAAGACGGCTTTGAGAACGGACATCCGGCTGATAACGAAAATGAACGGGTGCAACCTGCGCAACCTGTGCAACCAGAGCAACGACTAAATAACCATAGCAATCATCCGATGCTATTGATGGATGGGGTGACACCAGACGTACCGACCCACAATTTGATTACGGACGAAGAGACATTTTAG
- the AFG3 gene encoding AAA family ATPase AFG3 (similar to uniprot|P39925 Saccharomyces cerevisiae YER017C AFG3 Component with Yta12p of the mitochondrial inner membrane m-AAA protease that mediates degradation of misfolded or unassembled proteins and is also required for correct assembly of mitochondrial enzyme complexes), which produces MLRLGSLRTGLSARGVKNLPVLPRIAFKRFYSEENKGDRNNDKNKSGNKDKKDDGKKGEDFKTLGQYLKSREFAKTVYWTIGSVALIEILSPGSQDDKEPQALTFQDFKTKYLEKGLVKKLYVVNKFLVEAELVPQALANATGGFFQQAPIVAFTIGSVDVFEEQMDAVQDRLKIPVEERIPVSYVERASVLQYLFPFVPTIILLGGLWFITKKMSGGASGGASGSGGLGGMFGVGKSRAKLFNKETDIKVSFQDVAGCNEAKQEIMEFVHFLKKPEKYTALGAKIPRGAILSGPPGTGKTLLAKATAGEAGVPFLSVSGSEFVEMFVGVGASRVRDMFEQARQMAPSIIFVDEIDAIGKERGKGGAMGGANDEREATLNQLLVEMDGFSTSDQVVVLAGTNRPDVLDPALMRPGRFDRHVQIDSPDIEGRKAIYLVHLHDLNLAPEYTESKEQRELLAGKLAALTPGFAGADISNACNEAALIAARRQAAHVTLKHFEQAIERVIAGLEKKSRVLSPEEKTTVAYHEAGHAVCGWFLQFADPLLKVSIIPRGQGALGYAQYLPSDQYLISEEQFKHRMIMALGGRVSEELHFPSVTSGAHDDFKKVTQMADAMVTSLGMSKKIGYLSYDQSDDGGLQVNKPFSETTARNIDSEVKRIVNEAHETCQELLSRHLDKVDKVAQELLNKEAITREDMIRLLGPRPFPERNEAFDKYLDPRNANGVKPAV; this is translated from the coding sequence ATGCTTCGTTTAGGGTCTCTAAGGACAGGACTCAGTGCAAGAGGGGTGAAGAACTTACCAGTGCTCCCCAGAATTGCATTCAAGAGGTTTTACAGTGAAGAGAACAAAGGGGATAGGAATAACGACAAGAATAAGAGTGGTAACAAGGATAAGAAGGACGATGGCAAGAAGGGTGAggatttcaaaactttggGTCAGTACTTGAAGTCGAGAGAATTTGCCAAGACGGTTTACTGGACTATAGGATCGGTTGCGCTGATTGAAATCTTATCGCCCGGTTCACAGGATGACAAAGAACCACAGGCGTTGACTTTCCAGGATTTCAAGACCAAATACTTGGAGAAGGGACTAGTTAAGAAGCTTTATGTGGTGAACAAGTTTCTAGTGGAGGCTGAGTTGGTACCGCAAGCTTTGGCTAATGCTACTGGGGGATTTTTCCAGCAGGCTCCGATAGTAGCGTTTACGATTGGATCCGTCGACGTCTTTGAGGAACAGATGGATGCGGTGCAAGACAGGTTAAAGATTCCGGTGGAGGAGCGTATTCCAGTTAGTTACGTGGAGAGGGCTTCAGTTCTGCAGTACTTATTCCCATTTGTACCAACGATTATTCTATTAGGTGGGTTGTGGTTTATTACTAAGAAGATGTCCGGGGGTGCCAGTGGTGGTGCCAGTGGCTCTGGTGGTCTTGGCGGAATGTttggtgttggtaaatCAAGAGCTAAGCTTTTCAACAAGGAGACTGATATCAAGGTTAGTTTCCAGGATGTCGCTGGTTGCAATGAGGCCAAGCAGGAAATCATGGAATTTGTACATTTCCTAAAGAAGCCTGAGAAGTACACTGCGTTGGGCGCTAAGATTCCAAGAGGTGCGATTTTATCTGGTCCACCAGGTACTGGTAAGACGCTTCTGGCTAAGGCTACAGCAGGTGAGGCCGGCGTACCGTTCTTATCAGTGTCAGGGTCTGAGTTTGTAGAAATGtttgttggtgttggtgcTTCTAGAGTTCGTGATATGTTTGAACAGGCAAGGCAAATGGCCCCCAGTATTATCTTTGTTGATGAGATCGATGCCATCGGTAAGGAAAGAGGTAAAGGTGGTGCCATGGGTGGTGCTAACGATGAAAGAGAAGCGACCTTAAACCAATTGCTGGTAGAAATGGATGGATTTAGTACATCCGATCAAGTGGTCGTTCTAGCCGGTACCAATAGACCCGATGTCCTGGATCCAGCTTTAATGAGACCTGGTAGATTTGATAGACATGTACAGATCGATTCACCCGATATTGAAGGACGTAAAGCCATCTATTTGGTTCATCTACACGATCTGAATCTAGCGCCTGAATACACCGAATCCAAAGAACAAAGGGAATTGTTGGCGGGTAAGCTAGCCGCGTTGACTCCTGGTTTTGCAGGTGCTGATATTTCCAACGCTTGTAACGAAGCTGCATTGATTGCCGCCAGACGTCAAGCTGCCCATGTAACTTTGAAACATTTCGAACAGGCTATTGAGAGAGTCATTGCAGGTTtagagaaaaaatcaagAGTTCTTTCGCCCGAAGAAAAGACAACGGTTGCGTACCATGAGGCTGGCCACGCAGTTTGTGGTTGGTTTTTACAGTTTGCAGATCCATTACTAAAAGTCAGTATTATACCTCGCGGCCAAGGTGCTCTTGGATACGCTCAATACTTACCATCAGATCAATATTTGATTAGTGAAGAACAGTTTAAACACAGAATGATTATGGCACTTGGTGGTAGAGTCTCAGAAGAATTGCACTTCCCATCTGTGACAAGCGGTGCACACGATGACTTCAAGAAAGTAACACAAATGGCAGATGCCATGGTTACTTCTCTAGGGATGTCTAAGAAGATTGGCTATTTGTCCTACGACCAAAGTGATGACGGTGGCTTGCAAGTTAATAAGCCATTCAGTGAAACGACGGCCAGAAATATTGATTCCGAAGTCAAGAGAATTGTTAATGAAGCACATGAAACTTGCCAAGAATTGTTGTCAAGACATTTGGACAAAGTGGACAAAGTCGCCCAAGAATTGCTGAACAAAGAAGCAATAACTAGAGAAGATATGATTAGACTCTTAGGACCAAGGCCATTCCCAGAACGAAACGAAGCCTTCGACAAGTATTTGGATCCAAGGAATGCTAACGGCGTGAAACCAGCGGTTTGA
- a CDS encoding HMG-box domain-containing protein (similar to uniprot|P25042 Saccharomyces cerevisiae YPR065W ROX1 Heme-dependent repressor of hypoxic genes contains an HMG domain that is responsible for DNA bending activity): MTNTELPSIQHLLSSLEEPLQRPGYMLPALVLPNKPSGMGYFSSPASMQAPALSSGVGTASSMQPFQFQQQIPRQQPQLPPVKLESPPQRTPSPKTTTASRSRSSISSSDSSTSSHCSCKSHRRNPSHIPRPRNAFILFRQHFHYELFPKNESMLSTLGSFKTNSEISREIGQRWRRLSPEEKQYWHDLAQQEKEKHKLMYPDYKYIPRKVEMETHQYEYCEKKRRRS; encoded by the coding sequence ATGACCAACACAGAGCTACCATCTATTCAGCATTTACTTTCAAGCTTGGAGGAACCATTACAAAGGCCGGGATACATGCTACCGGCACTGGTTCTACCAAACAAGCCTAGTGGCATGGGTTATTTTTCGTCTCCTGCATCGATGCAAGCACCAGCGTTGTCATCCGGTGTCGGTACTGCTTCTTCAATGCAACCTTTTCAGTTTCAACAGCAGATACCACGTCAACAACCACAGTTGCCTCCTGTCAAACTTGAATCACCTCCACAGAGAACCCCAAGCCCCAAAACCACAACGGCAAGCAGAAGTCGCTCGAGCATTTCAAGCTCTGACTCGAGCACTTCAAGCCACTGCTCTTGCAAATCTCATCGCCGTAATCCATCACACATCCCAAGGCCAAGAAACGCATTTATACTGTTTCGCCAACATTTCCACTACGAGTTGTTTCCCAAGAATGAAAGTATGCTAAGCACTTTGGGATCGTTCAAAACAAACTCAGAAATCTCTAGAGAAATTGGTCAGCGCTGGCGCAGGCTTTCACCAGAGGAGAAGCAGTATTGGCATGACCTAGCTCAgcaagaaaaggaaaaacaCAAACTGATGTACCCAGACTACAAATACATTCCACGAAAAGTGGAAATGGAGACTCATCAGTATGAATACTGTGAAAAAAAACGTAGGCGCTCTTAA
- the MRPS5 gene encoding mitochondrial 37S ribosomal protein uS5m (highly similar to uniprot|P33759 Saccharomyces cerevisiae YBR251W MRPS5 Mitochondrial ribosomal protein of the small subunit) — protein MLGIRSFSHAARLCQSLDKYYSPQLLKSIELAQKAIPSNTNFKVSQVEFSPSYYDDFSKIDSYWDYKPGMPNLHAQPEDLWQNPIYDWSVVQQPLPTATGKIMPPGATLPREGGRSSKTLDVAQGLSKQTGVDVDYITRKLIMKPLVMKRVSNQTAKGKIPSFYALVVVGDRNGMVGLGEGKSREEMSKAISKAHWDAIRNLVSIPRYENRTIYADIDYRYHGVKLHLRSAKPGFGLRVNHVIFEICECAGIKDLSGKIYKSRNEMNIAKGCLEAFTNAQKTLDEIALGRGKRIADVRNVYYSS, from the coding sequence ATGTTGGGGATTCGATCGTTCAGTCATGCTGCTAGATTATGTCAGTCATTGGACAAATACTACTCGCCGCAGCTACTTAAATCTATCGAACTAGCTCAGAAAGCCATACCATCAAATACCAACTTTAAAGTATCCCAAGTAGagttttcaccatcttACTACGATGATTTCTCGAAGATCGATTCGTACTGGGATTATAAGCCTGGTATGCCAAATTTACATGCCCAGCCTGAAGATCTATGGCAAAATCCAATCTACGATTGGTCAGTGGTGCAGCAGCCATTGCCCACTGCGACTGGTAAAATAATGCCACCTGGTGCAACGCTGCCAAGGGAAGGTGGTAGATCCTCAAAGACTTTAGACGTAGCTCAAGGTTTAAGCAAACAGACGGGTGTTGATGTGGACTACATTACGAGAAAACTGATCATGAAGCCATTGGTTATGAAGAGAGTATCGAATCAGACGGCAAAGGGTAAGATTCCATCGTTTTATGCGCTGGTTGTGGTTGGTGACCGTAACGGTATGGTTGGGCTTGGTGAAGGTAAGTCTCGTGAAGAAATGTCCAAGGCAATCTCCAAGGCTCATTGGGATGCAATCAGGAATTTAGTATCGATTCCTCGTTATGAGAATAGAACTATTTACGCAGATATCGATTACCGATACCATGGTGTTAAGCTACATCTGCGTAGTGCTAAACCGGGGTTTGGCCTAAGAGTTAACCACGTCATATTCGAAATCTGTGAATGTGCAGGTATTAAGGACTTGagtggtaaaatttacAAATCGAGGAACGAAATGAATATAGCCAAAGGCTGTTTAGAAGCTTTTACCAATGCTCAGAAAACTTTGGATGAAATCGCCCTCGGTAGAGGTAAAAGAATCGCAGATGTTAGAAACGTTTACTACTCTTCTTAA
- the DUT1 gene encoding bifunctional dITP/dUTP diphosphatase (similar to YBR252W, uniprot|P33317 Saccharomyces cerevisiae YBR252W (DUT1)) — MQLKVQLRGPNAKVPTKGSTSAAGYDMYSAEKTLIPKRGQNLVSTEISITVPQGTYGRVAPRSGLAVKNGIQTGAGVIDRDYTGEVKVVLFNHTDKDFEINVGDRIAQLILERIVEDASVVVVESLDETSRGTGGFGSTGHA; from the coding sequence ATGCAATTGAAAGTTCAATTACGTGGTCCAAATGCCAAGGTTCCTACAAAGGGCTCCACTTCAGCTGCTGGTTATGATATGTATTCAGCTGAGAAGACTTTGATCCCCAAGCGTGGCCAAAACTTAGTCTCAACTGAAATCTCCATTACAGTTCCACAAGGTACTTACGGTAGAGTTGCACCACGTTCAGGTCTTGCCGTAAAGAACGGTATTCAAACCGGTGCTGGTGTTATCGATAGAGATTACACTGGTGAAGTTAAAGTCGTCCTGTTCAATCACACTGATAAGGACTTTGAAATCAATGTTGGTGATAGAATTGCTCAATTAATCCTGGAAAGGATCGTTGAAGATGCATCTGTTGTCGTCGTCGAAAGTTTGGATGAAACTTCAAGAGGTACAGGTGGTTTTGGAAGCACTGGACATGCCTAA
- the SRB6 gene encoding Srb6p (similar to uniprot|P32570 Saccharomyces cerevisiae YBR253W SRB6 Protein involved in transcription as part of the Srb/Mediator complex), whose product MNNQALFEKLDQTTEILSTKLGELVKLASLDDAETSMGSVSTNGLLMVNSQTMQLVKGIQDLLALTRSIREKWLLNQIPEQGTADPEISQDPGQLESLLEKCMQEVLGDH is encoded by the coding sequence ATGAATAACCAGGcactatttgaaaaattagatcAGACTACAGAGATTCTGTCGACCAAATTAGGTGAGTTGGTCAAACTGGCCTCGTTGGACGATGCAGAAACTTCAATGGGATCAGTATCCACCAACGGTTTATTGATGGTTAACAGTCAAACTATGCAGTTAGTAAAAGGAATTCAAGATTTATTAGCACTTACTCGTAGCATCAGAGAGAAATGGTTACTGAATCAGATTCCTGAACAAGGCACTGCGGATCCTGAGATATCCCAAGACCCAGGGCAGCTAGAAAGTCTGTTGGAAAAATGTATGCAAGAAGTCTTGGGAGACCATTGA
- the DSN1 gene encoding MIND complex subunit DSN1 (some similarities with uniprot|P40568 Saccharomyces cerevisiae YIR010W DSN1 Essential component of the MIND kinetochore complex (Mtw1p Including Nnf1p-Nsl1p-Dsn1p) which joins kinetochore subunits contacting DNA to those contacting microtubules important for chromosome segregation), with the protein MSLERSSTSSSPPRRRHGLRLETIPLDSKSGQELDSQFEKDDDFKFKRHHRSTGLGQRFDSLQDVKRAKRVENFNSSMAYNGSQSPHLPYMYYYPMAHPAMAPPPMAPPPPPPPQQPITFQSPSASMMPNSSLQPFYQETPQLLPPPNLYPYHFVQQDSPRHSRRRREHRRREEDEPRVIHSPSKDLPEEDFYRHIGDTSFGKSLQIRQLFNWCIIRSLRNKESQPSAPTDGLDANRIALTIVKEFVNDLRNGKISIDWEAEESDGSGDIHNDNDDEDTELKELFAEDGNLRLPKKESKNDRSTMPNVKNIENQKNLADLESKIESIRREIQDWAHVLDSQKIESEWSQIRRVTIPQEQQKEEPLQDDSSTYEDLVQRIDKLKLHTHLLESHADALSEVSNKKIDILSKDFVKVNHSRQINAKGLLKGLSNSLVE; encoded by the coding sequence ATGAGTTTAGAGAGATCGAGTACCAGTTCCTCACCCCCAAGGAGGCGTCATGGGCTTAGATTAGAGACTATTCCATTAGATTCCAAATCTGGCCAAGAACTTGATTCACAATTTGAGAAGGATGATGACTTTAAGTTTAAAAGACATCATAGATCTACTGGGTTAGGTCAAAGGTTTGATAGTTTACAAGATGTTAAAAGGGCTAAAAGGGTAGAGAATTTTAACTCCTCCATGGCATATAATGGATCTCAATCTCCACATTTACCTTACATGTACTATTATCCAATGGCACATCCGGCGATGGCCCCTCCTCCAAtggcaccaccaccaccaccaccgccACAACAACCAATAACGTTCCAATCACCTTCAGCTTCAATGATgcccaattcttcattgcAACCTTTTTACCAAGAAACTCCTCAATtgctaccaccaccaaatcTTTACCCATACCATTTTGTACAACAGGATTCACCAAGACATAGTAGACGTAGGAGAGAACACAGACGtcgtgaagaagatgaaccaAGAGTGATACACTCCCCAAGTAAAGATTTGCCAGAGGAAGATTTTTACAGACACATCGGCGATACTTCGTTCGGTAAAAGTCTTCAGATTAGACAACTATTCAACTGGTGTATTATTAGATCCTTGCGCAATAAAGAATCACAACCTTCAGCCCCAACGGATGGGTTAGATGCAAACAGAATTGCACTCACCATAGTTAAAGAGTTTGTGAATGATTTACGCAATGGCAAGATCAGTATAGATTGGGAAGCGGAAGAAAGTGATGGTAGTGGTGATATTcataatgataatgatgacgaagataCAGAGCTAAAGGAATTGTTTGCAGAAGATGGAAATCTACGTTTGCCCAAAAAGGAGTCCAAAAATGATCGATCCACGATGCCCAATGTTAAAAACATTGagaatcaaaaaaatttagcCGACTTGGAGTCTAAAATCGAAAGTATACGAAGGGAAATCCAGGATTGGGCTCATGTACTTGATTctcaaaagattgaatCAGAATGGTCACAAATACGACGAGTCACAATCCCACAAGAACAGCAAAAGGAAGAACCCTTACAGGACGACAGTTCCACTTATGAAGACTTGGtacaaagaattgataaacTGAAATTACACACACATTTGCTCGAATCTCATGCTGATGCACTTTCAGAAGTATCAAACAAGAAAATCGATATACTTTCAAAGGACTTTGTCAAGGTAAACCATTCTCGTCAAATCAATGCGAAGGGCCTCTTAAAAGGATTAAGTAACTCCTTGGTAGAATAa
- the TRS20 gene encoding TRAPP subunit TRS20 (similar to uniprot|P38334 Saccharomyces cerevisiae YBR254C TRS20 Trapp subunit of 20 kDa probable membrane protein mutations in the human homolog cause spondyloepiphyseal dysplasia tarda (SEDL) a genetically heterogeneous disorder characterized by short stature and early-onset osteoarthritis) encodes MVNLSSNMKLIFDVETPSYKQGKRFRNTIVRNPSVMPQYFAIIGKKDNPIYEAEFTSQQGQQGQLQQGFQQNLKELNAFILHASLDIVEDLQWQVSPNAQHGRGGLSGGFLRSKNVNNTDNCYLGKVDHFYGLAITAYITYGGMKLVMIHGGPPNGNTQIDDNMVKSFYQEVHELYVKTLMNPFYKVNEPIPSPAFDSRVRALAKKYLNR; translated from the coding sequence ATGGTAAATTTATCTTCCAAcatgaaattgatctttgatGTAGAAACTCCATCGTATAAACAAGGTAAACGCTTTCGAAACACAATAGTTAGAAACCCAAGTGTGATGCCACAATATTTTGCCATCATTGGGAAGAAGGATAATCCCATCTATGAAGCTGAATTTACTTCTCAACAGGGTCAACAGGGTCAATTACAACAAGGATTTCAacagaatttgaaagagctGAATGCGTTTATACTGCATGCTTCATTAGATATAGTGGAAGATTTACAATGGCAAGTTAGTCCCAATGCACAACATGGTAGAGGAGGATTATCAGGAGGCTTTTTAAGATCGAAGAACGTCAACAATACTGATAATTGTTATTTGGGAAAAGTGGATCATTTCTATGGATTGGCGATTACTGCTTATATAACCTATGGTGGAATGAAGCTGGTTATGATTCATGGGGGCCCACCCAATGGGAATACACAGATTGATGACAATATGGTTAAATCGTTTTACCAAGAAGTACACGAACTATACGTGAAGACATtgatgaatccattttATAAAGTCAATGAACCAATACCGAGTCCGGCATTTGATTCAAGAGTAAGAGCATTGGCtaaaaaatatttaaacaggtga
- the MTC4 gene encoding Mtc4p (weakly similar to uniprot|P38335 Saccharomyces cerevisiae YBR255W Protein of unknown function required for normal growth rate at 15 degrees C green fluorescent protein (GFP)-fusion protein localizes to the cytoplasm in a punctate pattern): MQLTNKSSEEQTDTRETVDEDSTNEIKDTTQDEVKRNRIKLITKLLIDSKYSLMDDVNYNRGFSELKDKSVLKESHLDPVISESNSSVSLDKSNANKNNNNHKNNKNVKNFGITIPRSTRIKADRVRIYLDNYYTKMEGSISIENSEHLHEGIEGVYNPLQVIRNRKLKNKYNEMPARQFSMRKPPLIAVLEFSRKPHKRMPWFVDVTEISSDMTWRTSHWDELVDPHGNLWFGKKDTSSHIEGPYNKSRHESRSSQKKNQNHHHHHHHHHHLRRPYHRSRSSRRESGAGLPDYGSTTDDGDVNGTPMENTKLLKSYNELDVNDKDINHLTPEEYADEESLNAASERSRLNRFEMMIKKPRWSKSPNSRRKSHGTSVDKLTTPIHHTRTGSTATTRATRPSRGSASSGLVSNISTTPQANNSIASNSTDSQMPRNNLLNAVAIHRLRTPGAEVAVDDDDEEDAQEIDPLQEKPFEPVKSSENFEYGQVDEKLQEHRYSTRFLLSAMKVVKHRKMTDAIIKKKYIQKRCTPQHDENMPLIVNSTSEMLKTYDEELERALKKGNNYASSLLNDYSMCVETLISTTDRILSDINTTLTLKLKMFQENADRFGTLKMMKTQKLTKILYGVLEFTIITVFWTIWLAVSIVKCTKLSLVLTVKLLKWMLW; encoded by the coding sequence ATGCAGCTTACGAATAAATCAAGTGAAGAGCAGACGGATACCCGTGAGAcagttgatgaagatagtACAAATGAGATTAAGGATACCACTCAAGACGAGGTTAAGCGTAACAGAATAAAACTTATTACTAAGTTGCTCATCGATAGTAAGTATAGTCTCATGGATGATGTTAATTACAACAGGGGATTTTCTGAACTTAAGGACAAGAGTGTATTGAAAGAAAGCCATTTAGATCCAGTAATTAGTGAATCTAATTCAAGTGTCTCTCTGGATAAATCTAACGCtaataaaaacaataacaaccataagaacaacaagaatGTGAAGAACTTTGGTATTACAATTCCGAGATCCACAAGGATTAAAGCTGATCGTGTAAGGATTTATTTGGATAATTATTACACTAAAATGGAAGGAAGCATATCGATAGAAAACTCAGAGCATTTACATGAAGGGATAGAAGGTGTCTATAACCCTTTACAGGTTATCAGAAATCGTAAGTTGAAGAACAAATATAATGAGATGCCAGCAAGACAATTTTCCATGCGAAAGCCTCCATTGATAGCTGTATTAGAGTTTTCTAGAAAACCCCACAAGAGAATGCCCTGGTTTGTAGATGTTACTGAAATTTCTAGTGATATGACTTGGAGAACTTCGCATTGGGATGAGTTGGTCGATCCCCACGGTAACTTATGGTTCGGTAAGAAGGATACTTCTTCACATATTGAAGGTCCCTACAATAAGTCTAGACATGAAAGCCGGTCGAgtcaaaaaaaaaaccagaaccaccatcatcaccaccaccatcaccatcacctTAGGCGGCCTTACCATAGATCACGATCCTCACGACGAGAAAGTGGAGCAGGGCTCCCGGATTATGGTAGCACTACAGATGATGGCGACGTCAACGGTACACCAATGGAGAACACTAAATTATTGAAGTCCTATAACGAACTTGATGTTAACGACAAGGACATCAATCATTTGACTCCGGAGGAATatgcagatgaagaatctcTCAATGCTGCTAGCGAAAGATCAAGACTCAATAGGTTTGAAATGATGATTAAAAAACCTAGATGGTCGAAATCACCCAATTCTCGTCGTAAAAGTCATGGTACCTCCGTAGACAAACTGACAACTCCAATACATCATACCAGAACCGGTTCCACGGCGACGACGCGTGCAACCAGGCCCAGCCGTGGTAGTGCTAGTAGTGGTTTAGTTTCGAACATTTCAACTACACCTCAAGCCAATAACTCAATTGCTAGCAATAGTACTGATTCACAAATGCCGAGGAATAATCTTTTAAATGCAGTAGCTATTCATAGATTGAGAACTCCTGGTGCCGAGGTAGCtgtggatgatgatgacgaagaagatgcaCAAGAAATAGATCCCTTACAGGAAAAGCCATTCGAACCGGTGAAATCCTCCGAGAACTTTGAATATGGACAGGTTGATGAGAAATTACAAGAGCACAGATATTCTACACGATTTCTATTGAGTGCAATGAAAGTAGTTAAACACAGAAAAATGACAGATGCTATTATTAAAAAGAAGTATATTCAAAAGAGGTGTACTCCACAACACGATGAGAACATGCCTTTGATCGTTAACAGTACATCAGAGATGTTAAAAACGTATGATGAAGAGCTGGAAAGAGCTTTGAAGAAAGGGAATAATTATGCATCATCCCTTTTGAACGACTATTCCATGTGCGTGGAAACATTAATCTCGACGACAGACAGAATCCTAAGTGATATTAATACGACTCTgactttgaaattgaagatgttCCAAGAAAATGCCGATAGGTTCGGTActttaaaaatgatgaaaacCCAAAAACTGACTAAAATTCTCTACGGTGTACTCgaatttaccattattacAGTGTTTTGGACAATTTGGCTTGCAGTTAGCATTGTAAAATGTACAAAACTTAGCCTTGTCCTCACAGTAAAGCTATTGAAATGGATGCTATGGTAA